The Pyrus communis chromosome 14, drPyrComm1.1, whole genome shotgun sequence sequence CCAATTgaaaaaatctttcatttgAGGGTTGAAATATGAGTTGAGATCCTCGCCAGATTTCCGTATTTGAAGTTGATTGATTAGGAAATTTGCACCgtttaaaaaagaaagatttggacaatttaaaattttgattttgtgtaAAGTAAATCAGTAGAATGAATTAATAGAAGTCACATCTAAATTTTTGAATCCATGGATTTCAAATACAAAGTTCTATAGAGAATCTCAATTTCTAACATATTACGTTGGGAATAGATGCATCTTCATGATTGTTCTGCGTTGGAAAGAACCCTGATATTAAAATCTGCGAATATGACACGTATCTCCTCCATATGCATCCAagaataaagataaaaaaaaaaaaccacatgcATGGTCATGCTTCATGATGCATGACATTAGCAATTCAGCATTGTCCTCATCGATCAACATGCATGATGGCACCACTGACAAAGgcatttaaatttaaaagaatATTCTCTGCGCTCCCATTTTTCATATCCTCCTATTTTGTatagtcacggttaagccatatcaatatttttttttatagagataataagacaaaaatgaatattaATATGAATATTGACatgacttaaccgtaaccacacaaacaggagggcacgggaAGTGGAAGGGCAAAGAATCTATCTCCTTTAAATTTAGGATTCGATGGGGCTGACGTTGGTGGAGAAATTCTTGAGTTCGTGGTGAACACGCGAATGTCCGACTGGTCCCTAGTGAAGGATTCATTAAGGGCTAGCGTGGTCAGTTTGGTCTGAAAAATTATTGAGGAGTGCCTTAGACGACTTGTTGGTCGTCTAAGGTAGTAATCGATTCGTGCACATAAGGTGTATGAAAAAATCTCGGTAGTGCCTTTGTCTGCGTTGATGTCGACATATATGGACATACTTTCTTGATGTATGTCGCTCAAGAGTTGTCTGCATCTATCAACAACCATGCAACATGGCTCTGCAGACGATTATACCCACCAACTGTTTGATAAAATATGAATATTACTATTTTTAAGTATAGTCGGACGAATAACGTGATCTATCTATTGAACCCAAGAATAATAATGGAAACAACAACCTTGGTTGCCATCtttttatcttgtttacttGTAAGTTTTATTGGGTACACATTATATACTGTTTTTGAGCAACCCTCTCAACAACTAATAGATCCATTCGAGGAACACGGGGACTTGTTTAAGTACGGATCCTCCCATGCTGGAAGGTTTTGGATTTAGGTTGGTTGGGTTGGGCCGGTGATCggattcaaaatttataaaagcaAGTAGTAAAGCCCATTTGCTCGTATATGGAGAGGTGTATTAGGCCCAATAGCTTGTAGAGAGCTTATTCTCTTTGAATAAGCAATCCCCAATTATCCGTGGCTCTCCTCAATTAGGGCTTTTGCGGATAGTAGAGTGAAATGAAGGGTTAGGGCTTTTGCCGTGACAAGCTTCAGAGGGCTTAGCTTGCGATCGCCGTCGACGGCAAAGGAGGACTCTCAGGCAGGTTGATTTCGTTCTACCCATCAGCTGAATTAAATTGGGAATTTGAAGTTCATAGTCCTAGCATAATATTCAAGCATCCAAACTGTTGATTCAAATTATCTGAAACAAAAAACAGAGTCTGaatgttgggtttttttttcttcaaagaatGCTGAATTTCAAATCTTAATATTGGATTATCTCAATTGGGATTATTATGTTGTACTTTTGTTTACGGTAAAATTATTCATTGGACTTTAATGAAGATCCTTGTATAATTTGGtgttattttttgtgatttgatttggtGTTGTATTGAATTATTTCTTAGTTTCTGCTTTGATTTTAGATGTTGGGTCAGGCTGGGATTTGGTAAAGATTCAAACATTGCGATTTTCGTGAtggatgattttataatttgttgaAGTTGATTTCAGGGTTGTTTCAATGGAGGATGCACAAGAAGTATCTGATACAATGTCAGACAAAGCTTCTGAGAATACACAGGAAACTCGTGACGAAATGCTTTCTAGGCACAGGTGATTTTCTCATCAAGTCTGCGTTATCGGTTCTTCTGTTTTAGATTTTCTTATGATGTTGTATTTGGCTGGCGGTTCCATTGGTAAAGCAAGTGAGATTAGTTCTTAAACCTATACGGTACATTTGTAATCAAACACACTTGTGGTCGTCTAATATGCACACTTGTCTTCAAGATATTTGAATTGGTGCGGTGGTATTTGTTTCGATCATGACATGCATAAAGCGTTTTCATGCTCTCCCAGAAGTGGTTGAGAATAAGAATGTGGATTTGTTGTAGTTTCATTGAGGCTGGTGCCTTAAAACTGTTAGCCTACTTTGTTAACTTTCCCATAAATCATTCATGTCATTCCCCCGTTGACGACATGTTTGTTTATACAGGAAAGAGATATCAAAACTTCAGGACAAGGAAACTGAAATGAAAAAGGCAGCTGCCAAAGGGAGCAAGGCTGAACAAAAAGCTAAGAAAAAGCAGGTGGAGGAAGAGATTACTCGGCTTTCTGCTAATCTTAAAGAAAAACATGCTGCAGAACTTGTTTTGTTAGGCTATAGTGCTAGTAATGGGAATGAGAAAAGTAAACTTGACACTTTAGTGAAGGCCATAGCTGGTGTTTCTGTCACCAGTGAACCTGAGCAGGCAAAACCCAGCAAGAGTTCGAAGAGGCGAGAGAAGAGGGCTCAGCAAGATGCAGCCAGGgagcaaagaattcaagaagaGCAGAGCAACTTAGTAAGTGATCGAATGATTGAGGGTGAAAAACTAGAGAAAAAGCTCGAACCCTTTGGCTTGACCATTAATGAAATAAAGCCTGATGGCCATTGCCTCTACCGAGCTATCCAGGATCAGCTGACCCACCTTTCCGGAGGTTCATCACCTTACACGTACCAACAGCTTCGAGAAATGGTAGCTGCTTATATGAGGAAGCATGCATCtgattttctcccttttttctTGTCGGAGAATCCAGCAGATGGAGATTCTGACGAGTCACTTGCAGAGAGGTTTGAGAACTACTGTAAAGAAGTGGAGTCAACTGCAGCATGGGGAGGACAGCTAGAGCTCGGTGCTTTAACGCACTGCCTTAAAAAGCCTATCAAGATATACTCAGGATCCTTCCCTGATGTGGAGATGGGGAAGGAGTACAAATCCGATAGCGGTACAGGTTCTTCCGATTCGAGTATTATGTTGTCATACCATAAGCATGCATTTGGGCTTGGTGAGCACTATAATTCCGTGGTTCGAATATGATCAAATAGCCGAGAACCCGGACACACACCCTTGGCTTGCTGATCTGGTTTGTAATTTGTGGTGTGAAAAAGCACGTTTTGCTCCTTCTTGTCCAGTTAGTTTTGTTCGTGAGATCGATTGGGATGTCCTGATCTAGATTTATTATTGAATAGTTTTGTTTGTGCGCTATTAACATTCAGTCGCTTCTTCTCTTCAGTACGTGGAAAAGATTGAAAGACCTCTTTTGTAAGCACTTTTTATTATAACCACAGGAAATCATCTCTAGTGATACTCTACATAGAAATAGCCTTCATGTAAGCTTGAGCCAATCGTAAATAGAAATAAACTCTCGTACATTGAAATAAACTCCACATTTTAATAAAGTTacaattttccttaaaaaaaaataaaaaaaataacgttATTATTTAGGTCTCGATTTAATAAACTTGCCTCCACGTTAGtaataaatcaaaattaattgtCAACAAAGACCTTTAACATGACTCATTTGCGTATCTTCCAAGCCACCATATACATGCACTTGCTATTTGAGACTAGGTGTTTCTACAATGGGATGGGCAAAATACTCATGGGTTTGAGTAACCGTGGTTACCCGTCTATTTAAAGTTCATGATTATGGTTATAGGTAACTGTTTAGACGAACAAACGGTTATGGGTGTAACCGTttatccgtgaaatttaaatgggtggttatgggtattacccaaGGTTATAACAAGTATCCATCGGTTATGAGTATTATC is a genomic window containing:
- the LOC137715914 gene encoding OVARIAN TUMOR DOMAIN-containing deubiquitinating enzyme 5-like, with protein sequence MEDAQEVSDTMSDKASENTQETRDEMLSRHRKEISKLQDKETEMKKAAAKGSKAEQKAKKKQVEEEITRLSANLKEKHAAELVLLGYSASNGNEKSKLDTLVKAIAGVSVTSEPEQAKPSKSSKRREKRAQQDAAREQRIQEEQSNLVSDRMIEGEKLEKKLEPFGLTINEIKPDGHCLYRAIQDQLTHLSGGSSPYTYQQLREMVAAYMRKHASDFLPFFLSENPADGDSDESLAERFENYCKEVESTAAWGGQLELGALTHCLKKPIKIYSGSFPDVEMGKEYKSDSGTGSSDSSIMLSYHKHAFGLGEHYNSVVRI